From Hippea jasoniae, one genomic window encodes:
- the fliG gene encoding flagellar motor switch protein FliG, which translates to MPAKTPGQIQSIDDLTPHQKAAILTIVLGDDLSPKVLAYLPKQDIEAISKEIAFMKTVDPKIIRDVVDEFYKMLKAKEFMSVGGLEYAKEILVKTLGPEEAQRIIDKLIKMMESSYGFDYLENIDPKQLVKFIQSEHPQTIAIILAHLDQSTAAEVLSLLPKEIQADVTLRMASLENVSPTVIKHVSEILQTKLESVSGSNIELGGVRKVSEIINRMGRVESKALIDAIAEHNPDLASQIRDMMFVFEDIIKLSDQDIQELLKHVDKKDLILALKGASDDLKDKFFKNMSSRAAETLKEELEFLGAVKVKDVERAQKVIVDIVRKLDEEGVISIGGGGEEVVV; encoded by the coding sequence ATGCCAGCTAAAACTCCAGGTCAAATACAGTCTATAGATGATTTAACGCCTCATCAGAAGGCAGCGATTTTAACGATTGTTTTGGGTGATGATCTATCGCCAAAGGTATTGGCTTATCTGCCTAAACAGGATATAGAGGCTATATCAAAAGAGATAGCCTTTATGAAAACCGTTGATCCCAAAATCATCAGAGATGTTGTGGATGAGTTTTACAAAATGCTCAAGGCAAAAGAGTTTATGAGTGTTGGAGGCCTTGAGTATGCAAAAGAAATACTTGTTAAAACACTGGGTCCAGAGGAAGCTCAAAGAATTATCGATAAACTGATAAAGATGATGGAGTCAAGCTACGGCTTTGATTATCTTGAAAACATAGACCCCAAACAGCTTGTAAAATTTATTCAAAGCGAGCATCCTCAAACCATAGCAATAATCCTTGCACACCTTGATCAGTCAACAGCAGCTGAGGTATTGAGTTTACTGCCAAAAGAGATTCAGGCCGATGTAACATTAAGGATGGCTTCACTTGAAAATGTTTCACCAACTGTTATAAAGCATGTTTCTGAAATATTGCAAACAAAACTCGAAAGTGTTAGCGGCTCAAATATTGAGCTTGGTGGTGTTAGAAAGGTTTCTGAGATTATAAACAGAATGGGAAGAGTTGAATCCAAAGCCTTAATCGATGCAATTGCAGAGCATAATCCAGATCTTGCAAGTCAGATCAGAGATATGATGTTTGTATTTGAAGATATTATCAAGCTTAGCGATCAGGATATTCAGGAACTGCTCAAACATGTTGACAAAAAAGACCTTATTCTGGCGCTTAAGGGTGCATCGGATGACCTAAAAGATAAATTCTTTAAAAACATGTCCTCAAGGGCTGCAGAGACGCTTAAAGAAGAACTTGAGTTTCTTGGTGCTGTTAAGGTTAAGGATGTGGAGCGTGCACAGAAGGTTATTGTTGATATCGTAAGAAAACTTGACGAAGAAGGTGTAATTTCAATCGGCGGTGGCGGAGAAGAGGTAGTGGTTTAA
- the fliE gene encoding flagellar hook-basal body complex protein FliE: MDIKDVVLKPIDSNQSSQQSSKTAGSGDSFADILKKSLDEVNKLQNKADQSIKDIAAGKMENIQDAVMAIEKADVSLKLLTEIRNKAIEAYKEVMRMQV; this comes from the coding sequence ATGGATATAAAAGATGTTGTTTTAAAACCGATTGATAGCAATCAAAGTAGTCAGCAGAGCAGTAAAACAGCAGGTAGTGGTGATTCTTTTGCTGATATATTAAAGAAATCGTTGGACGAGGTAAACAAACTGCAAAACAAAGCCGACCAGTCTATTAAGGATATAGCCGCTGGAAAGATGGAAAACATTCAGGATGCTGTAATGGCTATTGAAAAGGCCGATGTCTCTTTAAAACTTCTAACCGAGATTCGCAACAAGGCTATTGAAGCCTACAAAGAAGTCATGCGCATGCAGGTATAA
- the flgB gene encoding flagellar basal body rod protein FlgB, giving the protein MFLGDPVFGYLKKALDIAVLRQDVIASNIANADTPHYRAKHIPFKDVLEISNNDLKLKTTSPEHITDNDNLIANFIKPDKDDYLTKNDMNNVKIDKELTDLAKNTLLINALTAFERYKFNQYKDIISSTRNA; this is encoded by the coding sequence ATGTTTTTGGGTGATCCTGTTTTTGGTTATCTTAAAAAAGCCTTAGATATTGCGGTTTTGAGGCAGGATGTAATAGCAAGCAACATAGCCAACGCCGATACGCCGCACTATCGTGCAAAACATATACCGTTTAAGGATGTTTTAGAGATTAGCAACAACGACTTAAAACTAAAGACAACCTCGCCTGAGCATATAACAGATAATGACAATCTGATAGCCAATTTTATCAAGCCCGATAAAGATGATTACCTTACAAAAAACGATATGAATAATGTAAAAATAGACAAAGAGCTTACAGACCTTGCAAAAAATACGCTGTTGATCAATGCGCTTACGGCTTTTGAGAGATACAAGTTTAATCAGTATAAGGATATCATTAGCTCAACAAGGAACGCATAG
- the fliF gene encoding flagellar basal-body MS-ring/collar protein FliF — MDIKLFLEQIKKFYNAMSKQQRIILFSSLSVLLVGIVFIFVLSSKVVYAPLFTNLNSKDAADIVSYLNQHGIKYKLENGGSVIEVPKDMVYNLRLDLVAAGLPKRGVVGFEIFDKQSFSTTNFVENINYIRALEGELTRTIESINEVKSAKINIAIPKPTIFTDRQQPPTVSIVLDLYRPLTRQQILAIQKLVAAAVPGLSYKNVTIVDSDGNLLSINTGTESFMTANELKYRQIVQQEYLRKIKSMLAPILGKDKFVVSVNVDLDLSKVQKKSVQYDPNSVVVSEQNEESTTTGQTSGGVPGVISNVGNNTTSTNQGYKSSKSKTITNYDVGKTETITEEPMIKIKRVSVAVVVDGIYKPKKNKKGKIVGYTFQPLPQDVLDSVKNAVEAAIGYDKNRGDQVNVTCMKFASVGEQKVGGGIVNGGNIVVSLASYYKYAAVALLLALFYFLFLRKFIKNVLSVSYPEAEKGVEAEEAAKAEEEIEEEQVKGKTIREIEEEIASKLEEEEVVDEEKIRANMMEDKIREAAQENPEEIANLIKTLLATKQKG; from the coding sequence ATGGATATAAAGCTTTTTCTTGAACAGATAAAGAAATTCTACAACGCAATGTCAAAACAGCAAAGAATTATTCTTTTTAGTTCACTAAGTGTATTGCTTGTAGGTATTGTTTTTATCTTTGTTTTATCCAGCAAGGTGGTTTATGCTCCCCTGTTTACCAATCTAAACAGCAAGGATGCAGCTGATATTGTATCGTATCTCAATCAACACGGCATAAAGTATAAGCTTGAAAACGGCGGTAGCGTTATAGAGGTTCCAAAGGATATGGTTTATAATTTGAGACTTGACCTTGTTGCGGCAGGGCTTCCCAAACGCGGAGTGGTGGGTTTTGAAATATTTGACAAGCAGAGCTTTTCAACAACCAACTTTGTCGAAAATATAAACTATATAAGGGCACTTGAGGGTGAGCTTACGCGCACCATTGAAAGTATCAACGAAGTAAAGTCAGCCAAGATAAACATTGCAATTCCAAAGCCCACAATATTTACGGATAGACAGCAACCGCCAACCGTTAGTATTGTGCTTGATTTATACAGACCTTTAACAAGGCAGCAGATTCTTGCCATTCAGAAACTTGTGGCTGCAGCTGTGCCCGGACTTAGCTATAAAAATGTAACGATTGTTGATAGTGATGGCAATCTACTTTCGATAAACACAGGTACTGAGAGTTTTATGACAGCAAATGAGCTGAAATACAGGCAGATTGTTCAGCAGGAGTATTTGAGAAAGATAAAATCGATGCTTGCACCTATTTTGGGCAAGGATAAATTTGTTGTTAGCGTTAATGTTGACCTTGACCTGAGTAAGGTTCAAAAGAAAAGTGTTCAATATGACCCAAATAGTGTTGTGGTGAGTGAGCAAAACGAGGAATCTACAACAACAGGCCAAACAAGCGGTGGGGTGCCGGGTGTAATATCGAATGTTGGTAATAACACTACTTCTACCAATCAGGGATATAAAAGTTCAAAATCAAAGACAATCACAAACTACGATGTAGGAAAAACAGAAACCATAACCGAAGAGCCGATGATTAAGATTAAAAGGGTTTCTGTAGCTGTGGTTGTAGATGGCATTTATAAGCCAAAAAAGAATAAAAAGGGCAAGATTGTGGGTTATACATTCCAGCCTCTTCCCCAAGATGTGCTTGATAGTGTAAAAAATGCGGTTGAAGCCGCTATTGGATATGATAAAAACAGAGGTGATCAGGTTAATGTTACATGTATGAAATTTGCCTCTGTTGGGGAGCAGAAAGTGGGTGGTGGAATAGTAAATGGTGGTAATATTGTTGTGAGTTTAGCAAGTTATTATAAGTATGCTGCTGTAGCTTTGCTGCTTGCTCTATTTTACTTCCTCTTCTTAAGAAAGTTTATCAAGAATGTTTTGAGTGTTTCCTATCCTGAAGCAGAAAAGGGTGTAGAGGCTGAAGAAGCCGCCAAAGCAGAAGAAGAGATCGAAGAAGAGCAGGTTAAAGGCAAAACAATTAGAGAAATCGAAGAGGAAATCGCCAGCAAACTTGAAGAGGAAGAGGTTGTTGATGAAGAAAAGATCCGCGCAAATATGATGGAGGATAAAATTAGAGAGGCAGCTCAAGAGAATCCTGAGGAAATCGCAAACCTTATTAAAACATTATTGGCTACAAAGCAGAAGGGGTAG
- a CDS encoding radical SAM protein, which produces MSYIPRYIKTFEEGRLDEKIHKAFENLKKCTICPRLCRVDRTRGKKGICNTAVKVGIADFFPHFGEERVLVGKRGSGTIFISCCNLLCIYCQNASTSHLCEGQLYSPSAFASMMIKLQNAGCHNINIVTPTHIVPQLLLALKIAIKKGLNIPLVYNTSGYELPKTLKILEGVVDIYLADFKYSNPLYAELYSSAKDYPTITKKALKIMYKQVGNLKVQNATKGLMIRHLVLPNNIAGTKEVVDFIATELSPFVYVNIMPQYLPLGEAYRFEELARPITEEEYLQALIYAKEAGLKNLDPYCVEFLKRRGITI; this is translated from the coding sequence ATGAGTTATATCCCTCGATACATAAAAACATTTGAGGAAGGCAGATTGGACGAAAAGATACATAAAGCCTTTGAAAACCTAAAGAAATGCACGATCTGTCCCCGCTTATGCAGAGTTGACAGAACAAGGGGCAAAAAAGGCATCTGCAATACAGCCGTTAAAGTAGGTATTGCGGATTTCTTTCCTCACTTTGGCGAAGAAAGGGTTCTTGTTGGCAAAAGAGGCTCTGGAACAATATTTATCTCATGCTGCAATCTGCTTTGCATCTACTGCCAGAATGCATCAACAAGCCATCTATGCGAAGGTCAGCTTTACAGTCCGTCCGCCTTTGCATCGATGATGATAAAACTTCAAAATGCAGGCTGCCATAATATAAACATCGTTACACCCACCCACATAGTGCCTCAGCTTCTGCTTGCTTTAAAAATCGCCATAAAGAAGGGTTTAAATATCCCTCTTGTTTACAACACAAGTGGATATGAATTGCCAAAAACATTAAAGATATTAGAAGGGGTTGTTGATATTTACCTTGCAGATTTTAAATACTCAAACCCGCTCTATGCTGAGCTTTACTCATCAGCCAAAGACTATCCCACTATCACAAAAAAGGCTTTAAAGATCATGTATAAACAGGTGGGCAATCTGAAAGTTCAAAACGCCACAAAAGGCCTGATGATTCGCCATCTTGTGTTGCCAAACAATATAGCAGGCACAAAAGAGGTTGTAGATTTTATAGCCACAGAACTCTCACCTTTTGTTTATGTTAATATCATGCCTCAATACCTGCCACTTGGTGAGGCTTATCGCTTTGAAGAACTTGCCCGACCCATCACAGAAGAAGAATATCTTCAGGCTTTGATTTATGCAAAAGAGGCTGGCTTAAAAAACCTTGATCCCTATTGTGTGGAATTTTTAAAAAGAAGGGGTATTACAATATGA
- a CDS encoding FliH/SctL family protein → MTIEVKEFDYPDFDSEFESLEVEKSNNTENTQSNINQPSNNNTQSVDNNQGNNQGENFVLDKETIKKELEAIIETTKTEALKQAELIKQQAKKEGFELGYKEGYQKGLNDSKGIFDKTIAEYTQKMQEAIGKLIHTANEISKKYEELENAAVEMVLDIAKKVILKELSEDRDVIKNMVKEAIGLSDSSRLKIKLNPEDAKALGDIGINSKEIEVVEDGSLKKGSLIIEEDNGNVIDASVDTKLKQIKESIVNE, encoded by the coding sequence ATGACGATTGAGGTTAAGGAGTTTGATTATCCAGATTTTGATAGTGAGTTTGAAAGCTTAGAGGTTGAGAAAAGTAACAACACAGAAAATACACAGTCTAACATAAATCAACCCTCTAACAATAATACTCAGTCAGTTGATAACAACCAAGGAAATAATCAAGGTGAAAATTTTGTTTTAGATAAAGAAACGATAAAAAAAGAGCTTGAGGCCATTATTGAAACAACAAAAACCGAAGCTTTAAAACAGGCTGAGCTTATAAAACAGCAGGCAAAAAAAGAAGGTTTTGAGCTTGGCTACAAAGAGGGCTACCAGAAGGGTTTAAACGATTCGAAGGGAATTTTTGATAAAACAATTGCAGAATACACGCAGAAGATGCAGGAGGCTATAGGCAAGCTTATCCATACAGCCAATGAGATTTCAAAGAAGTATGAGGAGCTTGAAAATGCTGCAGTTGAGATGGTGCTTGATATAGCAAAGAAAGTAATCTTGAAGGAGTTAAGCGAAGATAGGGATGTGATTAAGAATATGGTTAAAGAGGCAATTGGATTGTCTGATTCTTCCAGGCTAAAGATTAAGCTTAATCCTGAAGATGCAAAAGCGCTTGGCGATATTGGTATTAACTCAAAAGAGATTGAAGTTGTAGAAGACGGCTCGCTTAAGAAGGGCTCTTTGATTATTGAGGAAGACAACGGTAATGTTATCGATGCAAGTGTGGATACAAAACTCAAGCAGATAAAAGAATCGATAGTCAATGAGTAA
- a CDS encoding ABC transporter permease, whose protein sequence is MKSYLVRKILELIPTFIGITFITFIIIHLAPGNPINATGGFNPNITPESLKNMEKIYHLNQPIYIQYIDWLKSFFSLHLGYSLVDGVSVAEKIVHRLPITLAINLITLILSLLIAIPIGVISAKKKDSFIDKFFTFFVFSGYAMPSFWLALLLMILLSLKLHVLPLSGLHSFNVKPGSVAYFLDMAKHLIIPIFIGVFGSLAGFARYVRAGMIDILNKDFIKLMYLRDMPEKTILYKHALKNAILPLITLMGLSLPSLIGGSVIIESIFAIPGMGQLFYFSAMARDYPTIMGILAISSILTLIGNLIADIVYALVDPRIRY, encoded by the coding sequence ATGAAGTCCTATCTTGTTAGAAAAATATTAGAACTCATACCAACATTTATAGGTATAACCTTTATAACTTTTATCATTATTCATCTTGCACCTGGCAACCCCATAAATGCAACAGGTGGTTTTAATCCCAATATAACCCCCGAATCACTAAAAAATATGGAAAAAATATACCATTTAAACCAACCAATTTACATTCAGTATATAGACTGGCTTAAATCTTTTTTTAGCCTGCATCTGGGCTATAGCCTTGTGGATGGTGTGAGTGTTGCAGAAAAAATAGTCCACAGGCTTCCTATAACGCTTGCAATTAACCTAATAACCCTGATTTTATCGCTTTTAATCGCTATACCCATAGGTGTAATAAGTGCCAAAAAGAAAGATTCATTTATAGATAAATTCTTCACATTTTTTGTTTTTAGTGGATATGCGATGCCGTCGTTCTGGCTGGCTTTACTGCTTATGATTCTTTTAAGCCTAAAACTTCATGTTCTGCCGCTATCAGGACTCCACTCCTTTAATGTAAAGCCGGGGAGTGTTGCCTATTTTTTAGATATGGCAAAGCATTTAATTATACCTATATTTATCGGGGTTTTTGGCTCTCTGGCGGGTTTTGCAAGATATGTAAGGGCTGGCATGATAGATATCTTGAATAAGGATTTTATAAAACTTATGTATCTGCGTGATATGCCAGAGAAAACAATCCTTTACAAACACGCACTAAAAAACGCCATACTGCCGTTGATTACGCTGATGGGCTTATCTTTGCCATCATTAATCGGTGGCAGCGTTATTATAGAATCGATTTTTGCCATACCGGGCATGGGGCAGTTGTTTTATTTCTCTGCAATGGCAAGGGATTATCCAACCATAATGGGCATCCTTGCAATTAGCAGCATTTTAACTCTTATCGGCAATTTGATAGCAGATATTGTATATGCACTTGTTGACCCAAGGATAAGGTATTGA
- a CDS encoding HD domain-containing phosphohydrolase: MDSLKILNIANKIARFEYSTGQWRDILDKIAELFEVDGAFIGLWNGGYINFKHSSYLLKKNLPESQFPDLYRVPLRQRKKFKEEIEKKGFILIEDYPNYPYALKSWLEAGLKSLLAAIIKSKKVYGSLHLISFKKRKFNKTEIDSLKVLANFIASEMDKQSYIEQIKEEQQKNAIYINFLKYIRKQPVRYDIKNWIIETLKKIKELTLANEISFLFSSEDMYVKLNKNTVYSNLLNSQDSLIYKVWQTNTKNVSTVCLNKTKTAILIPVLSGDITIAVFSLIFDNKLNLPETDLEVIQTLLTHFVSLIHTYKNIRIIADKLSETEKGLLEAFISTTEAKDVYTKGHSEHVANYARIIAKKLNLDVAQQEMIYNAGLLHDIGKISIPDFILLKPGRLTPFEYEIMKYHPIISYEMVRKMPKFSKLANCIRHHHERMDGSGYPDGLTGDKIELGARILAIADIFDALTTDRPYRKGMNPDDAIEILKNEQVDKEILFNVIDDLKANFNKGIPQSQFVPPQLEKLRKEFIETDLMTGTKNRNYLIKKTEEFIFNKKQFALFMIDIKNMSYINYKYGREIGDRIILFVAEELKKLNNIEALSRTTADAFMFIYSHNDIEQFKQFITETLKQGMLSKISSKSCVIDKKEAKEIIGCYITYARSPQESIDAEELIYLCTQKKKALKENEVLSC, translated from the coding sequence ATGGATTCGCTAAAGATATTAAATATAGCCAACAAAATAGCAAGGTTTGAATACTCTACCGGGCAGTGGAGGGATATTTTAGACAAGATAGCAGAATTATTTGAAGTTGACGGTGCATTCATAGGTTTATGGAATGGGGGATACATAAATTTTAAACATTCATCCTATCTACTGAAAAAAAATTTGCCTGAAAGTCAATTTCCCGACCTCTACCGGGTGCCTCTGAGGCAACGAAAAAAATTCAAAGAAGAGATAGAGAAAAAGGGTTTTATTCTTATTGAGGATTATCCTAACTACCCTTATGCATTAAAAAGCTGGCTTGAAGCTGGTTTAAAATCTTTATTGGCTGCCATAATAAAATCAAAAAAAGTATATGGATCACTTCACTTAATAAGCTTTAAAAAGAGGAAATTTAACAAAACTGAAATAGACTCCCTTAAAGTGCTTGCAAATTTTATAGCATCTGAAATGGACAAGCAAAGCTATATAGAACAAATCAAAGAAGAACAGCAAAAAAATGCAATCTACATAAATTTTTTAAAATACATCAGAAAACAACCTGTAAGATACGATATAAAAAACTGGATTATAGAAACACTCAAAAAAATAAAAGAGCTTACCCTTGCAAATGAAATCTCCTTTCTATTTTCATCTGAAGATATGTATGTAAAATTAAATAAGAACACTGTATACTCAAACCTATTAAATTCTCAGGACTCTTTAATTTATAAGGTGTGGCAAACAAATACAAAAAATGTATCCACCGTTTGCTTAAACAAAACAAAAACAGCTATCCTTATTCCTGTCCTAAGTGGAGATATCACAATTGCCGTATTTTCCTTAATATTTGATAACAAGCTCAATCTGCCTGAAACAGACCTTGAGGTTATACAAACACTTTTAACCCATTTTGTTTCACTTATCCATACATATAAAAACATTCGCATTATAGCAGACAAACTCTCAGAGACAGAAAAAGGCCTTTTAGAGGCGTTCATTTCAACAACAGAAGCAAAAGACGTTTATACAAAGGGGCATTCTGAGCATGTGGCAAATTATGCGCGTATTATAGCCAAAAAACTCAATTTAGATGTAGCACAGCAGGAGATGATCTACAATGCCGGATTGCTTCATGATATAGGCAAGATATCGATTCCTGATTTTATCCTTTTAAAACCCGGCAGGCTTACACCGTTTGAATATGAAATTATGAAGTATCACCCTATCATCTCATACGAAATGGTCAGAAAAATGCCCAAATTCAGTAAGCTTGCAAACTGTATAAGACACCACCATGAACGGATGGACGGAAGCGGCTATCCCGATGGTCTAACAGGCGATAAAATCGAGCTTGGCGCACGAATACTTGCCATTGCAGATATCTTTGATGCATTAACCACAGATAGGCCTTACAGAAAAGGCATGAATCCCGATGATGCTATAGAAATTCTTAAAAATGAGCAGGTTGATAAAGAGATATTATTTAATGTAATCGACGATTTAAAGGCAAACTTTAACAAAGGCATCCCTCAATCACAATTTGTCCCTCCCCAGTTAGAAAAACTCAGAAAAGAGTTTATAGAAACAGACCTTATGACAGGCACAAAAAACAGAAACTATCTCATAAAAAAGACAGAAGAGTTTATATTCAACAAAAAACAATTTGCTTTATTCATGATAGATATAAAAAATATGTCTTACATCAATTACAAATACGGAAGGGAAATTGGCGATAGAATTATTCTCTTTGTTGCTGAGGAGTTAAAAAAACTCAACAACATAGAGGCTCTATCAAGAACAACAGCCGATGCATTTATGTTTATCTATTCTCATAACGACATAGAACAGTTCAAGCAGTTTATTACAGAAACACTAAAACAGGGTATGCTAAGCAAGATCTCATCAAAAAGCTGCGTAATAGATAAAAAAGAGGCAAAAGAAATTATAGGTTGCTATATAACCTATGCAAGAAGCCCGCAGGAATCGATTGATGCAGAAGAGCTCATATATCTTTGCACACAGAAGAAAAAAGCTCTAAAAGAGAATGAAGTCCTATCTTGTTAG
- the flgC gene encoding flagellar basal body rod protein FlgC — protein MNLFDSMNIASTGMSAQRLRLNIISANIANADTIKTQEGGPYKRRDVIFEATPYDDFGNVLKKVKVADIVRDDTPPKLVYDPSNPLANKDGYVAYPNINPVVEMTNMIDAMRTYQANASVIDSAKQMIQAALGVLRA, from the coding sequence ATGAACCTGTTTGATAGTATGAATATAGCCTCAACAGGCATGTCGGCGCAGAGACTGAGACTTAATATAATTTCTGCCAACATAGCCAATGCCGATACCATCAAGACACAAGAGGGTGGACCTTACAAAAGGCGGGATGTAATCTTTGAAGCAACGCCTTATGATGATTTTGGCAATGTGTTAAAAAAGGTAAAGGTAGCCGATATTGTCAGAGACGATACACCGCCAAAACTTGTTTACGATCCATCAAATCCACTTGCAAATAAGGATGGCTATGTTGCATATCCCAATATCAATCCTGTTGTAGAGATGACAAATATGATCGATGCGATGAGAACATATCAGGCAAACGCCTCTGTAATAGACTCAGCCAAGCAGATGATTCAGGCAGCACTTGGCGTTTTGAGGGCTTGA